Proteins from one Erysipelothrix larvae genomic window:
- a CDS encoding GNAT family N-acetyltransferase codes for MEILKLENDQLEKTRIFLNTLLKKHQDTLSRPGFTQVVEFGYSFNHEGRMLGAILCKQTDEVIHIELLGVDERDRGKHIGSRLMESVVSYAKTHGCTRITLTTQDYQAKGFYESCGFEVFGFLEDTPIQGTTKYYMTKKCDL; via the coding sequence ATGGAGATATTGAAACTTGAAAATGACCAACTCGAGAAGACGCGTATTTTTCTAAATACTTTATTAAAAAAACATCAAGACACGCTCAGTCGGCCTGGGTTCACTCAGGTTGTGGAATTTGGATATTCCTTTAATCATGAGGGCAGGATGCTTGGCGCAATCCTTTGCAAACAAACAGATGAAGTGATTCATATTGAATTGTTGGGTGTAGATGAACGTGATCGTGGGAAACACATTGGGTCACGTTTGATGGAATCTGTAGTATCTTATGCGAAAACGCATGGATGCACACGCATTACACTCACAACACAAGATTATCAAGCAAAGGGTTTCTATGAATCCTGTGGTTTTGAGGTGTTTGGGTTCTTGGAAGATACACCAATACAGGGCACAACCAAATACTACATGACAAAAAAATGTGACTTATAG
- a CDS encoding GNAT family N-acetyltransferase, with the protein MIFRKAVIEDVFEIDKIIEDAKLRLKEMGIDQWQNGYPNRESTVSDISNETLYVLCDDHHIVAITTVIKTLEPCYRSIDGAWGSEGDYLTLHRVATAQNRVNNGVGTHLFEAIQSLYPNTTIRIDTHRENLPMKRLLEKCGFVYRGIILLEDGAPRDAFDWIPH; encoded by the coding sequence ATGATATTTAGAAAAGCAGTGATTGAAGATGTTTTCGAAATCGACAAAATCATTGAAGATGCAAAATTGCGGTTAAAGGAAATGGGAATCGACCAGTGGCAAAATGGCTATCCTAACAGGGAATCAACAGTGTCTGACATTAGTAATGAGACCTTGTATGTCTTATGCGATGATCATCATATTGTCGCGATCACAACAGTGATCAAGACTTTAGAACCTTGTTATAGGTCAATTGATGGGGCATGGGGTAGTGAGGGTGACTATCTTACCTTGCACCGCGTCGCTACTGCCCAAAATCGTGTAAATAACGGTGTTGGCACACATTTGTTTGAAGCAATTCAATCCCTTTACCCAAATACCACCATCCGAATTGATACACATCGTGAGAACCTTCCAATGAAGCGCCTTCTTGAGAAATGTGGTTTTGTATACCGCGGTATTATTTTACTTGAAGATGGGGCACCTCGGGATGCCTTCGATTGGATTCCCCACTAA
- a CDS encoding sensor histidine kinase, translating into MNGSLLLYFMDYILSALFTLLLYRFGALFLRKRHLKDHEIWLVSAVFSVLVYLFLISPVTLLQEQLFIFPLSFLFLSILFNDRKSITLLVTTTFIILLVVLSVCSILITLDYLNLDLKDFYAQGRVRTYSLLISRGMMLIGVELLSRGWKKRWTNPFLTSRGIIWFFIFSFLLVSFLFESFFENGGVDVYYTMPYMVAIFVLFIAISLILIAQFIRNKSKLIETQDLLEEAHFQQQASSKTLEHYLNIMQTKHDLKNHLIVVRHLIETDKNHEALEYLKSLQSLDAFKLHVSTDNAIINAILNAKISNNLDINFKVTLTFDTFSFKPLYLSTILGNALDNAIEAVKHLEESKRRIEVVIGENDQYGKITITNPYNGKLRMIDGKVYSTKLNNGDGTGLSSIHKVVDEMGGKIEIKTDNNQFQVSVLLTK; encoded by the coding sequence ATGAACGGGTCTTTGTTACTCTATTTCATGGACTACATCCTATCAGCATTGTTTACACTTTTATTATATCGATTCGGGGCATTATTCTTACGCAAGCGTCATTTAAAAGATCATGAAATATGGTTAGTATCTGCAGTGTTTTCAGTGCTGGTTTATCTTTTTTTAATTAGCCCAGTCACATTGCTGCAAGAACAACTCTTTATCTTCCCACTTTCATTTCTCTTTCTTTCCATTCTATTTAATGACAGAAAGTCCATAACATTATTAGTGACGACGACCTTTATTATTTTATTAGTCGTGTTGTCTGTGTGTTCAATTTTAATCACATTGGATTATTTAAATTTAGACTTAAAGGACTTTTATGCACAGGGGCGTGTACGAACCTATTCATTGTTGATTTCCCGGGGAATGATGCTGATTGGTGTTGAGTTATTAAGCCGTGGGTGGAAAAAACGATGGACGAATCCATTTTTAACATCTCGCGGTATCATCTGGTTTTTTATCTTTTCATTCCTTTTGGTATCGTTCCTTTTTGAATCGTTTTTTGAAAATGGGGGTGTTGATGTTTATTATACGATGCCCTATATGGTTGCAATCTTCGTTCTATTTATTGCAATTTCACTCATCTTAATTGCACAATTTATACGAAATAAATCCAAACTTATCGAGACACAAGACTTATTAGAGGAAGCACATTTCCAACAACAAGCCTCCAGCAAGACCTTGGAACATTATTTAAATATTATGCAAACAAAGCATGATTTGAAGAATCATTTAATTGTTGTTCGACACTTAATTGAAACCGATAAGAATCATGAAGCCCTTGAATATCTTAAATCGCTGCAATCTTTGGATGCGTTTAAACTACACGTCTCTACTGATAATGCCATAATTAACGCCATATTAAATGCAAAGATTTCGAATAATTTAGACATCAACTTTAAGGTAACTTTGACCTTTGACACATTTTCTTTTAAGCCATTGTATCTTTCCACTATTTTAGGGAATGCTTTAGATAATGCGATTGAAGCTGTGAAACACTTAGAGGAATCAAAACGACGGATTGAAGTTGTGATTGGTGAGAATGATCAATATGGAAAAATCACGATTACCAATCCATATAATGGAAAGCTCAGAATGATTGATGGTAAGGTTTACTCAACGAAACTCAATAATGGAGATGGCACTGGATTGTCCAGCATCCATAAAGTCGTGGACGAAATGGGTGGGAAGATTGAAATTAAAACGGACAACAATCAATTTCAAGTTTCAGTTTTATTAACAAAATAA
- a CDS encoding LytR/AlgR family response regulator transcription factor, with protein sequence MIYIGIVDDQPALLSHIRHCVNKTLFSLSVDYKIMTFKSSEQVLDVLPQISFSLLLIDIELPGMNGVTLAKKVYQHSKDSIVLFLSSYDGYMKDAFGLNVYKYILKDNYEEDLHRSLTEVIHLIEGRPLKAFKTPNGVIHLYPDEIVFIEYIDRNPYVYTTKLKAIKLSSASLISIYKALDDPHYVMINSQTIVNLHHVFSVNYKFILMKGYDREFKVSRSKRSAFIEKYEAFLLDGNTL encoded by the coding sequence ATGATATATATCGGAATTGTAGATGACCAACCTGCGCTTTTAAGTCACATCAGACATTGTGTCAATAAAACGCTCTTTAGTCTAAGCGTTGATTATAAGATAATGACATTTAAATCTTCTGAACAAGTACTAGATGTCTTACCTCAAATATCGTTTAGCCTGTTATTAATCGATATAGAATTACCAGGGATGAATGGGGTAACGCTCGCCAAGAAAGTTTATCAGCATTCCAAGGATTCGATCGTACTTTTTTTGTCGTCGTATGATGGCTATATGAAAGATGCATTCGGCTTAAATGTGTACAAGTATATATTAAAAGATAATTATGAAGAAGACTTGCACCGTTCACTCACAGAGGTGATTCACCTTATCGAAGGCCGACCTCTTAAAGCTTTTAAAACCCCCAATGGTGTCATCCATCTGTATCCAGATGAAATTGTATTCATCGAATACATTGATCGAAACCCTTATGTATATACCACAAAACTCAAAGCCATTAAACTCAGTTCAGCCAGTCTCATATCAATCTACAAAGCACTGGATGACCCACACTATGTCATGATAAACAGTCAAACAATCGTGAATCTTCACCATGTATTTAGTGTTAACTATAAGTTTATTTTGATGAAAGGGTATGACAGAGAGTTTAAAGTATCCCGAAGCAAACGCAGTGCTTTCATCGAAAAATACGAAGCTTTTTTGCTTGATGGTAATACATTATGA
- a CDS encoding lysophospholipid acyltransferase family protein, with protein sequence MKTFNMIVTFMVLPVYWIRSQWIRRFCSEQKGSKELQLYPKHYLGFRRIRVEAHGYQPDANIPCIYVSNHQSMNDIFVSIAAVNRPFRFIAKKELFTNLITGTFMKMSRSYPLDRDDPRQSLKVLKQAVDDVSKGVSALAFPEGTRSHAIDMLPFKDGIFSVLRKSSAPIVPMYIKESFNERQKVMHVYFCEPIYPETYKEIKGAALSEYVFKRMNDMKEWVYEH encoded by the coding sequence ATGAAAACATTTAATATGATTGTGACATTTATGGTGCTGCCTGTGTATTGGATCCGAAGCCAATGGATTCGCAGGTTTTGTTCAGAACAAAAAGGAAGTAAAGAGCTGCAACTTTACCCCAAACATTATCTTGGTTTTCGAAGAATTCGTGTGGAGGCACATGGATACCAACCCGATGCGAACATTCCATGTATTTATGTATCCAACCACCAGTCCATGAATGATATTTTTGTAAGCATTGCAGCGGTGAATCGTCCGTTTCGATTTATTGCGAAAAAGGAGTTGTTCACAAATCTGATTACGGGAACATTTATGAAAATGAGCCGTTCTTATCCTTTAGATAGAGACGATCCCAGACAATCATTGAAGGTATTAAAACAAGCTGTGGATGATGTAAGCAAGGGAGTAAGTGCCCTTGCGTTTCCGGAAGGAACCCGTTCCCATGCAATAGATATGTTACCCTTCAAAGATGGAATATTCTCTGTCTTAAGAAAATCAAGTGCTCCAATTGTACCCATGTATATCAAAGAAAGTTTCAATGAACGTCAAAAGGTGATGCATGTATATTTCTGTGAGCCCATTTACCCAGAAACTTATAAGGAAATTAAAGGTGCTGCGTTAAGTGAATATGTATTCAAACGTATGAACGACATGAAAGAGTGGGTATACGAACACTAA
- the acpS gene encoding holo-ACP synthase has protein sequence MEHLNLQFQIKPGTDIVYMPRFIDKVDDARWITKILTPKEQTLFYRLQSPKRRLEFICGRFAAKEAYSKAKGVGIGEIDFLDVEILADDLGKPVSECMNVSISHDQDYALAMVIVYENI, from the coding sequence ATGGAACACTTAAATTTGCAATTTCAGATTAAACCTGGGACAGACATTGTTTATATGCCGCGATTTATCGATAAGGTCGATGATGCGCGATGGATTACAAAAATACTGACACCAAAGGAACAAACGCTATTTTATAGGCTTCAATCACCCAAAAGAAGATTGGAATTTATCTGTGGTCGATTTGCTGCGAAAGAAGCGTATTCAAAAGCAAAAGGTGTGGGGATTGGTGAAATCGACTTTTTAGATGTGGAAATCTTGGCTGATGATTTGGGAAAACCTGTGTCAGAGTGTATGAATGTTTCCATCAGTCATGATCAAGATTATGCCCTTGCAATGGTGATTGTTTATGAAAACATTTAA
- the fabZ gene encoding 3-hydroxyacyl-ACP dehydratase FabZ, whose translation MYLNSNEIQKIIPHRYPFLLVDAVKEMNETSIIAIKNVSANEMHFMGHFTQKHVMPGVLIVEALAQAGAIVLLSKEAYKGKLAYFVGIDQFKFKKQVMPGDTLELQVELIKLKSIMGIAQASALVNGEVCAYGTLKFAISD comes from the coding sequence ATGTACTTAAATAGCAACGAGATTCAGAAAATCATCCCGCATCGTTATCCGTTTTTATTGGTTGATGCAGTCAAGGAAATGAATGAAACATCCATCATCGCAATCAAAAATGTATCCGCAAATGAGATGCATTTTATGGGTCACTTCACACAGAAACACGTGATGCCTGGAGTCTTAATTGTGGAGGCACTTGCACAGGCAGGGGCCATCGTCTTGCTTTCAAAAGAAGCATACAAAGGGAAACTGGCTTATTTTGTTGGAATTGATCAATTCAAATTTAAAAAACAAGTCATGCCTGGGGATACCTTAGAGTTACAGGTCGAACTCATCAAATTAAAAAGTATCATGGGCATTGCACAAGCCAGTGCTTTAGTGAATGGGGAAGTATGTGCATATGGAACACTTAAATTTGCAATTTCAGATTAA
- the fabF gene encoding beta-ketoacyl-ACP synthase II, which translates to MRRRVVVTGMGIVSPLGHTVDQAFQNAVEGVSGIDVIDTFDTKELKVKIAAQVKNFDASKHLSKKEIRRQDLFSQFAVYAACDAFEDAQLKEQVDPKRMGVLLGTGMGGTQTFAHDLNRAFEFGINKIPPMFIPMIIPNMASGNVSIALGAQGHTSTVTTACAASTHAMGDALRMIQHGYADVMITGGSEASVNPYTLAGFSALTALSLNENPKKASRPFDKNRDGFVLGEGAGILIFEALEHALNRGAKIYCEVVGYGSTGDAYHITAPSGVGAQEAMRLALEDGSLKPEDVTYINAHGTSTPINDKFETEAIKQVFKDHAPHLKISSTKSVHGHCLGGTGGIEAILSIRAITDGIIPPTMNYETFDDQCDLNYVPNHPQKGEVDVVMSNSLGFGGHNAVIVFRKYGERDVLK; encoded by the coding sequence ATGAGAAGACGGGTTGTAGTAACAGGCATGGGCATTGTCAGTCCATTAGGGCATACAGTAGATCAAGCCTTCCAAAATGCAGTTGAAGGTGTCAGTGGCATTGATGTCATTGATACCTTTGATACAAAAGAGCTCAAGGTGAAAATTGCAGCACAAGTCAAAAACTTTGACGCATCCAAGCACCTCAGCAAAAAAGAAATTCGACGTCAAGATCTGTTCAGTCAGTTTGCAGTCTATGCAGCATGTGACGCATTTGAAGATGCACAGCTTAAAGAACAAGTTGATCCAAAACGCATGGGTGTTTTGTTGGGAACAGGCATGGGTGGAACCCAAACCTTTGCACACGATTTAAACCGAGCATTTGAGTTTGGCATCAACAAAATCCCACCCATGTTTATTCCCATGATTATTCCAAATATGGCCAGTGGTAATGTCTCCATTGCACTTGGAGCGCAAGGACATACCTCAACAGTCACAACAGCCTGTGCTGCATCAACACATGCAATGGGAGATGCCCTTCGCATGATCCAACACGGTTATGCTGATGTTATGATCACCGGGGGATCTGAAGCAAGTGTCAACCCCTATACCCTTGCTGGGTTTAGTGCACTCACCGCATTAAGCCTGAATGAAAATCCGAAAAAAGCATCCCGCCCTTTTGATAAAAACCGAGATGGGTTTGTATTGGGAGAAGGCGCAGGCATTCTCATATTTGAAGCCTTAGAACATGCCCTCAATCGAGGTGCAAAGATTTACTGTGAGGTTGTTGGTTATGGATCAACCGGGGATGCCTATCATATCACTGCACCCAGTGGTGTTGGGGCTCAAGAAGCAATGCGATTGGCTTTAGAAGATGGGAGCTTAAAACCCGAAGACGTTACATATATTAACGCCCATGGAACCAGTACACCCATCAATGATAAATTTGAAACAGAAGCCATTAAACAAGTCTTTAAAGACCACGCACCTCACCTTAAAATCTCATCGACTAAATCCGTGCATGGACATTGTTTAGGGGGTACAGGCGGCATTGAGGCAATTTTAAGCATACGCGCCATCACGGATGGCATCATCCCACCAACGATGAATTATGAAACCTTTGATGATCAGTGTGACTTGAATTATGTACCCAATCACCCACAAAAAGGTGAGGTCGATGTGGTCATGTCCAATTCGTTGGGATTTGGTGGGCATAATGCAGTGATTGTATTTAGAAAGTATGGTGAACGTGATGTACTTAAATAG